The Cloacibacillus sp. An23 genome includes a window with the following:
- a CDS encoding segregation/condensation protein A: protein MAENSAAYTPEEGKEAGFEVHLGSFSGPLDLLCHLVESREMDAVKLNLTELVTQYIDFLVRAKGATLNELADFFSFASRLLLRKVDSLFPDRAPVQDDFPPDEDVIASEEELEFIMNRYRPYRAAARWLAASKEERELCFLRVTDEEDNYYYDIGDLEMLATKWWELYARVEESRAAARYDEEAMLWEEIPDAVPEERQIEERMDELMRIVAGRRLPLGELLAERSKKALIVTLLALLELSRLGMVHIIQPETLGGVEIAAC from the coding sequence TTGGCGGAAAATAGCGCCGCGTACACGCCGGAGGAGGGCAAAGAAGCCGGCTTCGAGGTACACCTCGGCAGCTTCTCCGGGCCGCTCGACCTTCTGTGCCATCTGGTAGAATCGCGCGAAATGGACGCCGTGAAGCTGAACCTCACGGAGCTCGTAACTCAGTATATAGACTTTCTCGTGCGCGCGAAAGGAGCGACGCTCAACGAGCTCGCGGACTTTTTCTCCTTCGCGAGCCGCCTGCTGCTGCGCAAAGTCGATTCGCTCTTTCCGGACCGCGCTCCGGTCCAGGACGATTTTCCCCCGGATGAGGACGTTATAGCCTCCGAAGAGGAGCTTGAGTTCATAATGAACCGCTACCGCCCGTACAGGGCGGCGGCGCGCTGGCTCGCGGCGTCGAAGGAAGAGCGCGAGCTCTGTTTCCTTCGCGTGACGGACGAAGAAGACAACTATTATTATGATATAGGCGACCTCGAGATGCTCGCGACAAAGTGGTGGGAACTATACGCGCGCGTCGAAGAAAGCCGCGCCGCTGCGCGGTACGACGAAGAGGCTATGCTTTGGGAAGAGATTCCGGACGCAGTGCCGGAGGAACGTCAGATAGAAGAACGTATGGACGAGCTGATGCGAATAGTCGCGGGGCGGAGACTTCCGCTAGGCGAACTGCTCGCGGAGCGGAGCAAAAAGGCGCTCATCGTTACGCTGCTTGCGCTGCTTGAGCTTTCGCGTCTCGGCATGGTGCATATAATCCAGCCGGAGACGCTCGGAGGTGTTGAAATTGCCGCCTGTTGA
- a CDS encoding V-type ATP synthase subunit D, giving the protein MAKALNVNPNRMELSRLKRQLVVAKRGHKLLKDKQDALVKEFLVRARATYELRLSVEKELSECYGGFLLARAQTLPQILEQTLMAASGDLRVDVEYRNIMSVRVPEYALPEQHSELNYGLAASPGSLDVALEKFLDVMPKLVRLAAEEKAVRAMALEIERTRRRVNALEHVMIPSFSEAIRSISMKLDEMERSTLSRLMVIKEIVRNH; this is encoded by the coding sequence ATGGCAAAGGCGCTTAACGTCAACCCCAACAGAATGGAGCTGTCGCGGCTCAAGAGACAGCTCGTCGTAGCGAAGCGCGGACACAAGCTGCTGAAAGACAAGCAGGACGCGCTCGTCAAGGAGTTCCTTGTGCGCGCGAGAGCCACATACGAGCTGCGCCTCAGCGTTGAAAAAGAGCTGAGCGAATGCTACGGCGGCTTCCTGCTCGCGCGCGCCCAGACCCTGCCGCAGATACTGGAGCAGACTCTGATGGCGGCAAGCGGCGACCTGCGCGTGGACGTCGAATACAGGAACATCATGAGCGTCCGCGTGCCGGAGTACGCACTGCCGGAGCAGCACTCCGAACTCAACTACGGCCTCGCAGCGTCGCCGGGCAGTCTCGACGTAGCGCTTGAAAAATTCCTCGACGTGATGCCGAAACTTGTACGCCTCGCCGCCGAGGAAAAGGCTGTGCGCGCGATGGCGCTCGAAATAGAGCGCACCCGCCGCCGCGTCAACGCGCTCGAGCACGTTATGATACCGTCTTTCTCGGAGGCGATACGCTCCATATCGATGAAGCTTGACGAAATGGAACGCTCGACTCTGAGCAGGCTCATGGTCATCAAGGAAATAGTGAGAAATCACTAG
- a CDS encoding Nif3-like dinuclear metal center hexameric protein, whose translation MKLSDIIEAIEKRAPKEWAEPWDNPGLQAGERGAEVRRIAVALDASPRAVARAAELGCGLLLTHHPIIFRPVKSVTDDCHVGKTLLAAVKNGVALYAAHTNWDSSPEGVNFVLASQLGLKNIKPLIPSQSGAWGLGAAGDLPRGVHFGALGELLRERWNLTELSLYGDLNGCVRRVALGGGACMDFWPEALALGAQCFITSDVTYHPREEAAESGLYVAACDHGEMERVSLPALAAIAAGQTGLPVTIIDGGAEASEAGLGGK comes from the coding sequence ATGAAACTTTCAGATATTATCGAAGCCATAGAGAAAAGAGCGCCCAAAGAATGGGCGGAGCCGTGGGACAACCCTGGACTGCAGGCCGGAGAGCGCGGCGCTGAAGTGCGGCGGATAGCCGTCGCGCTCGACGCCTCGCCGCGAGCGGTCGCGCGCGCCGCGGAACTCGGCTGCGGGCTGCTGCTCACGCATCATCCGATTATTTTCCGTCCGGTCAAATCCGTGACCGACGACTGCCATGTGGGGAAGACGCTGCTCGCCGCCGTCAAGAACGGCGTGGCGCTATACGCGGCGCATACGAACTGGGACTCTTCGCCGGAGGGCGTTAACTTCGTCCTTGCGTCGCAGCTCGGACTTAAAAACATCAAGCCGCTGATACCGTCGCAGAGCGGCGCGTGGGGACTCGGAGCGGCTGGTGATCTGCCGCGCGGAGTACATTTCGGAGCGCTCGGCGAGCTTTTGCGCGAGCGTTGGAACTTGACGGAGCTTTCGCTTTACGGCGATTTGAACGGCTGCGTGCGGCGCGTCGCTCTGGGCGGCGGGGCCTGCATGGATTTCTGGCCAGAGGCGCTCGCGCTCGGAGCGCAGTGCTTCATTACCTCCGACGTGACCTACCACCCGCGCGAAGAGGCGGCTGAATCCGGGCTTTACGTCGCGGCATGCGACCACGGCGAAATGGAGCGCGTCTCGCTTCCCGCGCTCGCCGCCATCGCGGCCGGGCAGACGGGGCTTCCGGTGACAATAATCGACGGCGGTGCGGAGGCTTCGGAGGCCGGCCTTGGCGGAAAATAG
- a CDS encoding V-type ATP synthase subunit B codes for MRLPEEYRTISNLSGPLMVVNKVSDVSYDELAEITLANGEHRRGRVLEINGDRALVQVYEGSSGIDVNTTQVRFLGDVLKLPVSRDMLGRIFNGRGDPIDGGPAIIPEATLDVNGNPMNPFSRDYPSEFIQTGISTIDGMNPLVRGQKLPIFSGSGMPHNRMAAQIARQATVISGHSDFAVVFAAMGITFEEASFFMEDFRKTGALQRTVMYVNLADDPAIERISTPRLALTAAEYLAFEKGMHVLVILTDLTNYCEALREISAARKEVPGRRGYPGYLYTDLATMYERAGRLRGKTGSITQIPILTMPEDDKTHPIPDLTGYITEGQIILSRTLHRKGIYPPVDVMPSLSRLKDKGIGKGKTREDHADLMNQLFAAYSRGKEAKELAVILGEGALSEEDKAFARFADDFEDRYVRQGEYDNRSIEDTLQLGWELLTLVPVKELKRVRDEYIEKYLNPLVEAQEELAHQEQQ; via the coding sequence ATGAGGTTGCCTGAGGAATATAGAACTATATCCAACCTTTCGGGCCCGCTTATGGTGGTCAACAAGGTTAGCGACGTCAGCTATGACGAGCTTGCCGAAATTACGCTCGCCAACGGCGAGCACCGCCGCGGCCGCGTGCTCGAAATCAACGGCGACCGCGCCCTCGTCCAGGTTTACGAGGGAAGCAGCGGGATAGACGTCAATACGACGCAGGTGCGCTTCCTCGGCGACGTTCTGAAGCTGCCAGTTTCAAGAGACATGCTCGGACGCATCTTCAACGGCCGCGGAGACCCCATCGACGGCGGCCCCGCGATAATTCCCGAAGCGACGCTCGACGTCAACGGGAACCCGATGAATCCGTTTTCGCGCGACTACCCGTCGGAATTCATTCAGACCGGTATATCGACGATAGACGGTATGAACCCGCTTGTCCGCGGGCAGAAGCTTCCTATCTTCTCCGGCAGCGGTATGCCTCACAACAGAATGGCGGCGCAGATCGCGCGTCAGGCCACGGTCATCAGCGGACACTCCGACTTCGCCGTCGTATTCGCCGCGATGGGCATCACGTTTGAAGAAGCATCCTTCTTTATGGAAGACTTCCGTAAGACCGGCGCTCTTCAGCGCACCGTCATGTACGTCAACCTCGCGGACGACCCTGCGATCGAGCGCATATCGACTCCGCGCCTCGCCCTGACTGCGGCTGAATATCTTGCGTTTGAGAAGGGAATGCACGTTCTCGTCATACTGACCGACCTTACCAACTACTGCGAAGCGCTTCGCGAAATCTCCGCGGCTCGTAAGGAAGTCCCAGGACGCCGCGGCTATCCCGGATACCTCTACACCGACCTTGCGACGATGTACGAGCGCGCGGGACGCCTTCGCGGCAAGACGGGTTCAATCACGCAGATACCGATTCTGACGATGCCCGAAGACGACAAGACGCACCCGATCCCCGACCTTACCGGCTACATCACGGAAGGGCAGATCATCCTCTCGCGCACGCTGCACCGCAAGGGCATCTATCCGCCGGTCGACGTCATGCCTTCGCTTTCGCGACTTAAGGACAAGGGAATAGGCAAGGGCAAGACCCGCGAGGATCACGCCGACCTTATGAACCAGCTCTTCGCCGCCTACTCGCGCGGTAAAGAAGCGAAGGAGCTCGCGGTCATCCTCGGCGAAGGCGCGCTATCTGAAGAGGACAAGGCTTTCGCGCGGTTTGCGGATGATTTCGAAGACAGGTACGTTCGCCAGGGCGAGTACGACAACCGCAGTATAGAAGACACGCTGCAGCTCGGATGGGAACTGCTGACCCTCGTCCCGGTCAAGGAGCTCAAGCGCGTCAGAGACGAATACATAGAGAAGTACCTTAATCCGCTCGTCGAGGCACAAGAGGAACTCGCGCACCAGGAACAGCAGTAG
- the scpB gene encoding SMC-Scp complex subunit ScpB codes for MPPVDENIGLGLIERQVEALLFVSPQPVPAETIAAHLGISPERAESAIKTLRAQYAKGRGITLLHIGGGWQMATAPDLADAVESFAAFLSTQRIRLSRAALETLSVIAYNQPITMSEIEEIRSVRCDRVVETLLKNGLIDRPRSDSRKKSMRRYRTTNKFLEIFGLSSISALPTLEELRGEYEEEDADGHAPENETPDEETREETNCDE; via the coding sequence TTGCCGCCTGTTGACGAAAATATAGGACTGGGGCTCATAGAACGTCAGGTGGAGGCGCTGCTCTTCGTCTCGCCGCAGCCCGTTCCGGCGGAGACGATAGCTGCTCATCTAGGCATTTCGCCCGAGCGGGCCGAAAGCGCGATAAAGACGCTGCGCGCCCAATACGCGAAAGGGCGCGGCATAACGCTGCTGCACATTGGCGGAGGCTGGCAGATGGCGACTGCGCCCGACCTGGCCGATGCCGTAGAGAGCTTTGCGGCCTTCCTTTCGACACAGCGCATCCGGCTCTCGCGCGCAGCTCTAGAAACGCTGTCGGTAATCGCATACAATCAGCCGATAACGATGTCCGAGATAGAGGAAATACGCTCCGTCCGCTGCGACCGCGTAGTCGAGACTCTTCTGAAAAACGGCCTTATAGACAGGCCGCGCAGCGACAGCCGCAAAAAATCCATGCGGCGCTACCGCACGACGAACAAATTTCTTGAAATATTCGGCCTTTCGAGCATCAGCGCTCTGCCGACGCTCGAAGAACTTCGCGGAGAATACGAGGAAGAAGACGCGGACGGCCACGCGCCGGAAAACGAAACGCCGGATGAAGAAACGCGGGAGGAGACGAACTGCGATGAGTGA